A single region of the Candidatus Poribacteria bacterium genome encodes:
- a CDS encoding Gfo/Idh/MocA family oxidoreductase, protein MPTQELPLKAAVVGLHIHAGSLHPDKNHGLLKSFKGQEDVEIVAYCESSPDQAELLDEIRHADPAARIYTDLDSLMANEDFDFSVIMLPPNEATPTALRLAESGKHLFI, encoded by the coding sequence ATGCCCACACAAGAATTGCCCCTCAAAGCTGCCGTGGTTGGCCTTCACATCCACGCCGGCAGCCTACACCCCGATAAAAACCACGGTCTGCTCAAGTCGTTCAAAGGACAGGAAGACGTAGAAATTGTAGCATACTGTGAATCCTCACCGGATCAGGCAGAGTTACTAGACGAAATCCGCCACGCCGATCCGGCTGCGCGTATCTATACTGATCTCGACAGCTTGATGGCAAATGAGGATTTTGACTTTTCTGTCATTATGCTGCCCCCCAATGAAGCGACACCCACAGCGCTGCGTCTGGCGGAGTCAGGCAAACATCTCTTCATTG